ACCGTCTTTTTTCTTTAGCAGTATAAGTTCCTGCGTCCATGAATTCTTTTCAACCGGTATGATCATACGTCCTCCTTCTCTGAGTTGCTGAATAAGGGCCGGAGGAATATGGCTGGGTGCGCAGGTGACAATGATTTTGTCGAACGGCGCATGCTCGGGCCATCCAAGGTACCCGTCGCCGGTTTTTATGAACACATTTCGATATCCCAGTGTTTTCAAAACCGAGTCGGCTTTTTCGGCCAGGGGCTGGTGAATCTCAATGCTGAAGACCGAATCGCATAGCTCTGCCAGAACAGCTGCCTGGTAACCTGAACCGGTGCCGATTTCGAGTACCTTGTCGGTGTGCCTGACCCGTAATTGTTCGGTCATAAATGCCACCACATAAGGCTGAGAAATGGTCTGGCCATATCCCACCGACAGGGGATAATCTCCATATGCATAAGGACGTTCCTGTTCAGGAACAAAAACATGCCGGGGAACTTTTTTCATCACCCTGAGCAC
The Bacteroidales bacterium genome window above contains:
- a CDS encoding protein-L-isoaspartate(D-aspartate) O-methyltransferase, with the translated sequence MKTQRFLLALVSINLISFCMQPQQDPWKEHRERMVEQQIAGRGVTDPDVLRVMKKVPRHVFVPEQERPYAYGDYPLSVGYGQTISQPYVVAFMTEQLRVRHTDKVLEIGTGSGYQAAVLAELCDSVFSIEIHQPLAEKADSVLKTLGYRNVFIKTGDGYLGWPEHAPFDKIIVTCAPSHIPPALIQQLREGGRMIIPVEKNSWTQELILLKKKDGKIIQDEVLPVRFVPMIDQHGRSY